ACAGATCCCGCGTGGGATCTGTCCCTCAGTGCAATCTCGGTGTGAAATCGGGCGCGTCGCCTCCCGATCACGGCATGAAGCGCGCGATCTGCGGCGGCGGCAGGGCCTGCGCGGCGCGGGCCTGCCGGACCCCGAGCGCGCCGCCGGCCGCGGTGAGCACTACGAGTCCGGCGATGCCCGGCAACACCGTCACGAGCAGATCCACCGTGTTGGCGGTGCGCAGATAGTCCGCGTAGCCCACCCGGAAGGACTCCGGGATCGCGTCGGGCGCCGGCGCGGAAGGCGCGGGCGCGTTCGCCGACGGCGCGCTGACGACGGGAGCGTTCGGCGCGACCGGGGCCGCCGGTGCGCCGCCACCCGGCGCCGGCGCCGCAGGCGGCGGGACGACGACCGGCGCGAGCGGAACCGGGGGCACCACGACGGGAACGGGCGCCGCCGGGGCGACGGGTGCCGCGGGCGCGGCAGGTGCCGAAGGCGTCACCGCCGCAGGCGGATTCGCGCGGATGACCACACTGCGACTGCTGGGCGCGGTCGGCACCGGCACGAGGTTGGGAGCGCGGCCCGTGCGCCCGCTCGGGGGTAGGCCGCTCACACCGTTGCCGCCTCCGCCCGCGACCACCGCAGGCGGCGTGATGCGCACGCCCGTGATCGCGGAATCGGTGTCGACCGATCCCGCGGACCGGTTCGCCGTCGCCGCCTGGTCGTCGCGGGACGACGCCTGCCCCGACTGCCGACCGTTCGAGGTGTCGGCATCCGGACGATCGGGCCGACCCGGTTCAGCCGGTCCGCGGTCGGGCCGCGACCCGAATCCGGGCCGGCGGTTGTCCCGGTCGCCGGGGCGGGAGGCCCTGTTGCTGCCGCCGTTCTGCTGGCCGCTGACGGTGGCACCGCGGTCGGCGTGTCTTTTCTTCTTCTTGTGGTCCTTGTGGTCGAAGATGTCGAGGATTCCGCCGATGCCGAAAAGGTCGGCCGACGCGACCGCCGTACCAGCCATGCCGGGCCCGGCAACCATTGCGCTGCACGCGATCGCACAGCTGATCGCCGTCGTGCGCATCCACGATCGGTCGTCGCTCAAAATTCCCCCGGGATTTCCGTGACGCCCGTCCGCCACACTCGACTGAAGTTTCCCATTGTGCCACATCCTCGGCGCGAGGGAAGTTTGCTGGAGGAGTTCGGGCTTGCGGCGGCGGGAAGATCGGCAGGCGCATTCGTCCGTGCGATGCGGGCGCGCCGCAGCGGGTGACGGGCATTCGGCCCGCGACGAGACCGTCGGATGCGGCCGTGAACATCGAGGATGCTGCGGAAACGCCGACTCGACGACCCGCTGCGGGCATAGGCTTCGAAGGTGGTGCTCAGCGACGGTTGGCGCTCGGTGTGCATGCCCGAGCTCGCGCTCGACAACCGCGTGCCCGCCCGCACGCGGCACTATGCCGACAGCGTTGCCGGCAGACAACGCGTGCTCGGCGTCGCGACGTGGATCGCCGCGGCGGTCACTGCGGGTTTCGGGATCTTCCAGCTCGCGGTCGGCGCGCAGATCTGGCGGCTCGGCTTCCTCAACCTGCTGTTCGCCTGCCTGTTCATCACGGTGCCGTTGCTGCACCGGTTCGGGGAACTCGTCGCACCGCTGACGTTCATCGTCATCGCCTACGTGTCGGTGACGCTCATGTGTTACGAGATCGGCACCGACTCCGGGCTGCAGTTCTACTTCCTCGTGTCGGCGTCGCTGGTGGTGCTCGTGCTGGGCATCGAACGCATCGTGCTCGCGGCCTCGCTCGTCGCGGTCGGGGTCGCGGCCACGATCGTGCTGGAATTCGTCGCGCCCGACGACCGGGGTCTCGGCCCGCCGTGGACGCTGTCGGTGGGGTTCGTGATCTCGACGGTGTCGGCCGCGGTCATGGTGGTCGCGACCGTGTGGTCGGCGCTGCGCGAGATCGCCCGCGCGGAGGAGGCGATGGAGGCCGAATATCAGCGGTCCGAGAAGCTGCTGGCGAACATCCTTCCCGCCACGATCGCGACCCGGCTGAAGGATCCGGCCCGCACGATCATCGCCGACCGGTACGACGACGCGTCGATCCTGTTCGCCGACATCGCCGGCTACACCAAGCGGGCCAGTGAGACCGCACCGTGCGATCTGGTGCGGTTCCTGGACACCCTCTACACCGAGCTCGACGCCCTGGTGGAGCGGCACTGCCTGGAGAAGGTGAAGACCAGCGGCGACTCGTACATGGTGGTCGGTGGGATCCCCGAGCCGCGCACCGATCACGCCGAGGCGCTCGCGGATCTGGCACTCGACATGGCCGCGGCGGTCGCCGATCTCACCGATCCCGAGGGTAGGCGGGTGCCGCTGCGGATCGGTCTGGCCGCCGGACCGGTGGTCGCCGGGGTGGTCGGTGCGCGCCGGTTCTTCTACGACGTGTGGGGTGACGCGGTCAACGTGGCATCCCGCATGGAGAGCACCGACGTCGAAGGCCGCATCCAGGTGCCCGACGACATGTGCCATCGCCTGCGTCATGCGTTCGTGCTCGAAGAGCGCGGCGACGTGGAGGTCAAGGGCAAAGGCGTGATGCGGACGTGGTACCTGGTGGGTCGCCGGAGCAGCGGACGCGCGCCGCGTGAGACCGGCGACGCGCGTCGTGCGGCCGTCGGCGACCCGGCCGGTCGCTAGACCTTTCGGTTCTCCGACCGGATCAGCCAGGCCTGCTTCTCCAGACCGTCGATCAGCTGGTGCAGCAGGTCGGCCGTGCTGGGGTCCTCGGCGTCCACCGCGTCGTGAACCCGCCGCATCGTGTCGACGGTGGCGTTGATACGCGCGGTGATGAGGTCGACGACGTCGGCGGTGCTGTGCTCGAAGGCCGGGAACTCCGGCAGCGTCGTGGTGGCCGCCACGGTGTCGGAACGGCCGTCCGGAACGGCTTCGAGTGCGCGCATCCGCTCGGCGATGGTGTCGCTGCCCTCACGGGCGAAGTCGATCAACTCGTCAAGTTGCAGATGCAGATCGCGGAAGTTGGTGCCGACGACGTTCCAGTGCGCCTGTTTGCCCTGCAGCGAGAGCTCGATCAGGTCGACGAGAACCTTCTGCAGGTTGGCGCTGAACTCGGGTGTTGCGTGGAATCCTTGGGTATCTGCTTCGGTTCGGCGTGTACTCATGTCAGGTTCAACGCGTTCTTTTCTGGAATAGTTCCAAAATACTGTGATGTGACGGCGATCACGTCATGTCGATCGGGCCTGGTGACCGCCGTGACCGTGGTCCGACCGACCGGCATCCGACTGCTGGGCCAGAAACCGGGCGTAACCGGTACCCATCCCCAGCAGTACCAGACCGCCGACGAGAAACAACACCACCCGGTACATGCCGTCGAGCGTCCCCAGATCGAACAGGAAGAGCTTGGCCGTCGCGGCCGCCACCAGGACGAGTCCCCCGCCGATCAGCAGCCGCCGCGACGCGCGAGGGTGTCGTGCCGCGTAGCCGAACGCCAGCGCCGCCGCCACGATCCAACTCAGTGTCGCGGCCATGTGGCCGGCGCGGAACCCGACCTCGGACCCGCCGAGTGCGACACCGATCGTGACGGCCAATGTGGTTGCCGCATAACCGATCACCGCCGCGCCGACGGTCCACGCCAGACGCACGGCATCGGTCTCGGGTGCCGTGCGTGTCCACGCCCACACGATCGCCACCGCGGCCCCGATCAACAGCACGCTGCCGATCACCACCGACACCGTCACCGGGCCGTCCAGCGGCGTGGCCTCGACGAGCAGGTGCGGCGGCGCGGAGCCGAGATGGAGCAATCCGCCGATCAGCGCGAAACCGATTGCGGCGCACCGACCCACCGGGTCGCGTCGGGCGCCGACAGCGACGACGGACGCCATCGCCAGCAGCACCGGCGCGGCGACCATGCCGTCGAACGCGACGAGCTCCGCGATCAACGCGGCGGCCGCCGACAGCGCCGACCACACGCGACGGGAAGAAGCCCCCACGCCAGGAACGCGGTCACCGATCGCCGCGAGAGCCAACGCCCCGGCGGCCAACGCGGCGATCAGCAGCGCCGCGAGCGGCCGGTCGGCCGTGGCCGAAACACACAGCAGCGGCACGGTTCCCAAGGACGACACCACCGCCGTCGCCGCCGGCCTGCTGCCCGACCGCGACACCGTCACACCGCTTGCCAGAGCCAACACGGCCGCCAGCGCACACACCAACGCCAGCCGCAGGTCATCGCGCCCACCGATCGCGGCGGACACCAGTGCGACGAGCAACGGGACCGTCACCGCGGCGGTGCGCGCGACGTGCAGCCAGAACCAGTCCCGGCCGAGCTGCACCGGAAGCGACGCCGCCGACAGCGCGAGCATGAAGCCGGTCAACAGCAGTGTCACACCGTCGGTGATCACCGGCGCCAACCCGATCAACGGCACGAGCACCAGCACCCCGAGTTGTTCGGAGTTCCACCGTCGCGCCAGCATCAGCCCACCCGCACCGACGATCCCGGCCAGTACCAGGCCCACCGGGGCAGGTACCCATTCATAGATGGTCGTCACCGCGATCACGTCCAGGTACGCCGCGGCCACACCGGTCGCGGCGGTGGCGACCGCCCCCACCCGGCCACCCGGGCGCCGGTCGAGCCACACCGCGGCCGCCACCAGCGCACAGGCCAGGAGCGCTCCGGCCGCGACCCGCACTTCGGGGCGCAACATCCCGGCCTGCGCGGCCAGCACCAGCAGTGACACCACGCCGACGAGGGTCACGACGACACCAGCGACGGCCAGGGCCTTGCCGATCCAGCCCTCGGACCGGGATCTCAGCGGCGGGTGCTGTGGCGGACTCGGTTGGGGTGAAGTCGCCTGGGCAGGCGCGGCGGCCGGCGCCTGCTGCGGATACCACTGCGGTGGAGCGGCTTGCGGATGGGCGGCGTATTGCTGTCCGGTCAACCGGTCCAGGGTGGCCAGATCACCGGCCATCCGGTTCAGATACGCCGACACGGCCGTGAGGTCCGCCGTCAACCGGGCGATGAGCGCGCGTTGCGGTTCGGTCATGCCGTCAGACTGACAGCAGAACCCGGCGATGAGATGAGTAGGACTACTCGTCCAGGCCGTGTTCTATCGCGTAGCGGGCGAGTTCGACGCGGTTGGCCACCTGCAGCTTGCGGAAGGTCGCCTGCACATGGTTCTCCACGGTGCGGTGGCTGAGCGACAGGCGCGCGGCGATCTGTTTGGCCGTCAACCCTTTCGCGACGTACCGCAGGATCTCGGTTTCGCGTTCGGTGAGGGTCGGGGTCGGCGGGCCCTGCTGCGCGGGTTGCTGCGCGATCCGCCGGTACTCCCCCAGGACCAGACCGGCAAGGCCGGGGGTGAACACGGCCCGGCCCTCGGCGGTGGCCCGGACCGCATCGGCCAGTTCGGTTTTGGATGCGCTCTTCACCAGGTAGCCGGTGGCGCCCGCCTTGACCGCTTCGAGCACGTCGTCGCGCTCATCGGAGGCCGACAGCACGAGCACCCGCGAGCCGGGTGAGACCGCGAGCACCTCCGCGGTGGCCTGGGCACCCGACCCGTCGGCGAGTCGCATGTCCATGACGACCACGTCGGGACGGACCACCGCGGCGCGACGGGCCGCGGACCCCACGCCGTCGGCGGTGGCGACGACATCGAAGCCGTCGTCGGCGAGGTCACGGGCCACCGCGTCGCGCCAGATCGGGTGGTCGTCGACGACCATCACCCTGGGTGCCTCTGCCATCACTGCCCCTTTTCTGCCCGCGCGACGGTGAGTTCCCACTCTGTTCCGCAGCCCGGCCCGGTGGTCAACTGTGCCGTACCGCCCAACCAATCCATCCGTCCGACAATGGATTTCGCCACGCCCATCCGGCCCTGCCGTTCCGCCTCGGCCAACCGGCCGTCGGGGATGCCGACGCCGTCGTCGCGGATGCTCACCGTGACCGAATCCCCGAGGTCCTCCAGCAGCACGTACGCCCGCGCGTGGGACCCGGCGTGCGCGGCGACGTTGTCGAGCGCATTCTCCGCGGCCGCGAACAGTTCTCGGGCCACGGTGTGGTCCAGCAACACCGGTTCGGCGGGCACACTCACCGAGACCCGGTCGGAAGCCCTCGTGCGCAGCAACGCGCCCACATCGGTCAACGGGCCTGCCATCGTGTCGGCGTCGGCCGCGCTGACCAGACGGCGCAGCGCCCTTTCCTGCTCGCCCGCCAGTTCCGCCAACTGCGCGCTCTCCCCACCGATCTCGCGGCCGCGCCGGGCCACCAGCGCCAGCACCTGGATGGCACCGTCGTGCACGCGGCGCGAGAGGCGTTCGCGTTCCTCCAGCGCCGCCGAGAGTCGCACCGCGCGTTCCAGTTCGGCGTGCGCGCGGCGCGCCGTCTGGGCCGCCATACCCACGGCGAGACCGACCGCGAGTTCGATGACGATCGTGGCGTTGCGCCCGAGGTTGACGCTGACATAGCCCTTGAGCACCGCGACCGCGGCCATCACCACCAGTGCGGCCGCCATGCCGCCGATCGGACCGAAGTGCAACGCCGCCGAGATGGTGGCATTGGTGGCCCACAGGGTCGTCGGCCACGACTGGTTGTCGGAGACCCACTGATCGGAGGCGACCAGTTCGGTCGACAGCATCAACGCCACGACGACGACCAGTTCGGCGATCACCCAGACCCCGCGTCGGCGCGAACCACTCAGATAGGCCGTCGCGCATGCGGCGCTCCACGCGATCAGCACGGCGAACAGCACCCACCCCAGCACGGGGCGTTGCAGGTCGTCGGTGATCGCGATGTGGAATCCGAGAGCGTACAGGCAGCTCAGCAGCCGAAAGACCTGCGCCGCACGCCACAACGGCGTGACCGGGTCGGGATCGCGCTGCTGCACGTGCTCAGCTTAAGGCGGCCGCGGGCCGTCGGACGGCACCGACCAGCCCGGCTGGTCGTCGCCGCGTGCCACCGGACGGCCGGGATCGGACACCCATTCCGACCAGGAGCCAGGGAACAGCGCGGCCTCGACCCCGGCGGCGGCCAGCCCCGCCACGGTGAGCGCGGCCGTGACTCCCGAACCGCAGTAGGCACCGACGCCGGTGTCGGCCGAACCGCGTCGGGACAGCAGTGCCCGCACCTCGGTTTCGTCGCGCAGGGTGCCGTCGGGGTTGAGCAGTCCGGTGCTCGGCAGGTTCACCGCACCGGGGATGTGCCCGGCGACCGGGTCGACGGGCTCCACCTCACCCCGGTACCGCTCGGGTGCCCTGGCGTCGAGCAGCACCGCCGCCGACTGCACATCGTCAGCGGTCAGCGTGGGCAGTGCGCCGTGGTAGAGGTCGTCGTGGCTGACCCGCACGTCACCCGGTTCTGGTGTCACCGGCCCGGTCTCGACGGGGCCTCCGCCGTCGACCCAGGCGCTCAGACCGCCGTCGAGGATCCGCACACCACCGATCCCCGCCGCGGTCAGGCACCACCATGCCCGCGCCGACCCGGCCCGGTTCCAGTCGTCGTACACCACGGTCGGGACGCCGTCGCGCACACCCCAGCGGCGCGCGGCGGCCTGAAGATCCCGCCCGGACGGCAACGGGTGACGGCCGCGTCCGCTGACGTGATGGTCGGCGAGGTCGTCCTCGAGCGACACATAGACCGCACCGGGCAGATGGCCGTCGAGATAGGCCTGTTCGCCGTTCGGCTCGGCCAGGGTCCAGCGCACGTCGAGCAGGGCCACGGGGCCGCCTGCCGAGAGCAACCCGATGAGCTCCGCGGTACCCATGAAGACGTCCGAACGAGTTGTCGTCACCTGCTCGAAGCTACATGACCTTCGACAGGAAGGCTTTGGTCCGTTCGTGTTTCGGGTTTGCCATCACCTCGCGCGGATTGCCGCTCTCGACGATGACACCGCCGTCCATGAACACCAGCTTGTCGGCCACCTCGCGGGCGAACCCCATCTCGTGGGTGACCACGACCATGGTCATGCCCTCGGCGGCGAGCTTCTTCATGACGCCGAGGACGTCGCCGACGAGTTCGGGGTCGAGCGCCGAGGTCGGCTCGTCGAAGAGCATGAGTTTCGGGTTCATCGCGAGCGCCCGCGCGATCGCCACGCGCTGCTGCTGACCACCCGACAACTGCGCCGGGTAGGCATCCGCCTTGTCCGCGAGACCCACCTGGTTGAGCAGGTCGCGGGCCCGGTCGACGGCGTCCTTCTTCTTGACGCCCTTCACCTTGATCGGGGCCTCGATGATGTTGGCCAGCGCGGTGCGGTGCGGGAACAGGTTGAAGTGCTGGAACACCATTCCGACGTCGCGACGCTGCTTGGCCACCTCGGAGGGCTTCATCTCGTGCAGCTTGCCGCCGCGCTCGCGGTAGCCCACCAGTTCGCCGTCGACGTAGAGCCGTCCGGCGCTCACGGTCTCCAGATGGTTGATGCACCGCAGGAACGTCGACTTGCCCGAACCGGACGGGCCGACGAGCACCAGCACCTGACCTTTTTCGACTTCCAGGGTGACGCCCCTGAGCACCTTCAGCGCGCCGAAGTTCTTGCACACGGTCTCGGCGCGGACCATGTAGTTGATGCCGGTGGCCTCCGTCGTGGTCACGGGTGTGGTTCTCCTACCGTCTGGGCCTTGGCGAGCGCCTCGAGTTGCTTGGAGGTCAACTTCCGCGAGGCACCCCGCGAGAAGTAGCGCTCGAGGTAGTACTGGCCGACCATCAGGATGCTCGTGATCACGAGGTACCACGTCGCCGCCACCAACAGCAGCGGAACCGGCTCGAACAGCC
This region of Mycolicibacterium goodii genomic DNA includes:
- a CDS encoding adenylate/guanylate cyclase domain-containing protein, which translates into the protein MPELALDNRVPARTRHYADSVAGRQRVLGVATWIAAAVTAGFGIFQLAVGAQIWRLGFLNLLFACLFITVPLLHRFGELVAPLTFIVIAYVSVTLMCYEIGTDSGLQFYFLVSASLVVLVLGIERIVLAASLVAVGVAATIVLEFVAPDDRGLGPPWTLSVGFVISTVSAAVMVVATVWSALREIARAEEAMEAEYQRSEKLLANILPATIATRLKDPARTIIADRYDDASILFADIAGYTKRASETAPCDLVRFLDTLYTELDALVERHCLEKVKTSGDSYMVVGGIPEPRTDHAEALADLALDMAAAVADLTDPEGRRVPLRIGLAAGPVVAGVVGARRFFYDVWGDAVNVASRMESTDVEGRIQVPDDMCHRLRHAFVLEERGDVEVKGKGVMRTWYLVGRRSSGRAPRETGDARRAAVGDPAGR
- a CDS encoding Dps family protein, which translates into the protein MSTRRTEADTQGFHATPEFSANLQKVLVDLIELSLQGKQAHWNVVGTNFRDLHLQLDELIDFAREGSDTIAERMRALEAVPDGRSDTVAATTTLPEFPAFEHSTADVVDLITARINATVDTMRRVHDAVDAEDPSTADLLHQLIDGLEKQAWLIRSENRKV
- a CDS encoding DUF2339 domain-containing protein, yielding MTEPQRALIARLTADLTAVSAYLNRMAGDLATLDRLTGQQYAAHPQAAPPQWYPQQAPAAAPAQATSPQPSPPQHPPLRSRSEGWIGKALAVAGVVVTLVGVVSLLVLAAQAGMLRPEVRVAAGALLACALVAAAVWLDRRPGGRVGAVATAATGVAAAYLDVIAVTTIYEWVPAPVGLVLAGIVGAGGLMLARRWNSEQLGVLVLVPLIGLAPVITDGVTLLLTGFMLALSAASLPVQLGRDWFWLHVARTAAVTVPLLVALVSAAIGGRDDLRLALVCALAAVLALASGVTVSRSGSRPAATAVVSSLGTVPLLCVSATADRPLAALLIAALAAGALALAAIGDRVPGVGASSRRVWSALSAAAALIAELVAFDGMVAAPVLLAMASVVAVGARRDPVGRCAAIGFALIGGLLHLGSAPPHLLVEATPLDGPVTVSVVIGSVLLIGAAVAIVWAWTRTAPETDAVRLAWTVGAAVIGYAATTLAVTIGVALGGSEVGFRAGHMAATLSWIVAAALAFGYAARHPRASRRLLIGGGLVLVAAATAKLFLFDLGTLDGMYRVVLFLVGGLVLLGMGTGYARFLAQQSDAGRSDHGHGGHQARST
- a CDS encoding response regulator, coding for MAEAPRVMVVDDHPIWRDAVARDLADDGFDVVATADGVGSAARRAAVVRPDVVVMDMRLADGSGAQATAEVLAVSPGSRVLVLSASDERDDVLEAVKAGATGYLVKSASKTELADAVRATAEGRAVFTPGLAGLVLGEYRRIAQQPAQQGPPTPTLTERETEILRYVAKGLTAKQIAARLSLSHRTVENHVQATFRKLQVANRVELARYAIEHGLDE
- the macS gene encoding MacS family sensor histidine kinase produces the protein MQQRDPDPVTPLWRAAQVFRLLSCLYALGFHIAITDDLQRPVLGWVLFAVLIAWSAACATAYLSGSRRRGVWVIAELVVVVALMLSTELVASDQWVSDNQSWPTTLWATNATISAALHFGPIGGMAAALVVMAAVAVLKGYVSVNLGRNATIVIELAVGLAVGMAAQTARRAHAELERAVRLSAALEERERLSRRVHDGAIQVLALVARRGREIGGESAQLAELAGEQERALRRLVSAADADTMAGPLTDVGALLRTRASDRVSVSVPAEPVLLDHTVARELFAAAENALDNVAAHAGSHARAYVLLEDLGDSVTVSIRDDGVGIPDGRLAEAERQGRMGVAKSIVGRMDWLGGTAQLTTGPGCGTEWELTVARAEKGQ
- a CDS encoding sulfurtransferase, with product MTTTRSDVFMGTAELIGLLSAGGPVALLDVRWTLAEPNGEQAYLDGHLPGAVYVSLEDDLADHHVSGRGRHPLPSGRDLQAAARRWGVRDGVPTVVYDDWNRAGSARAWWCLTAAGIGGVRILDGGLSAWVDGGGPVETGPVTPEPGDVRVSHDDLYHGALPTLTADDVQSAAVLLDARAPERYRGEVEPVDPVAGHIPGAVNLPSTGLLNPDGTLRDETEVRALLSRRGSADTGVGAYCGSGVTAALTVAGLAAAGVEAALFPGSWSEWVSDPGRPVARGDDQPGWSVPSDGPRPP
- a CDS encoding amino acid ABC transporter ATP-binding protein gives rise to the protein MVRAETVCKNFGALKVLRGVTLEVEKGQVLVLVGPSGSGKSTFLRCINHLETVSAGRLYVDGELVGYRERGGKLHEMKPSEVAKQRRDVGMVFQHFNLFPHRTALANIIEAPIKVKGVKKKDAVDRARDLLNQVGLADKADAYPAQLSGGQQQRVAIARALAMNPKLMLFDEPTSALDPELVGDVLGVMKKLAAEGMTMVVVTHEMGFAREVADKLVFMDGGVIVESGNPREVMANPKHERTKAFLSKVM